A section of the Macadamia integrifolia cultivar HAES 741 chromosome 9, SCU_Mint_v3, whole genome shotgun sequence genome encodes:
- the LOC122088477 gene encoding uncharacterized protein LOC122088477 isoform X2 translates to MFFSLVQTSFTSPFQAIQIAGTQFNSSLLPKTFLPSLGAVPFTFTTLRRSHNASAGKLNVTGVHASLVGSPVLWAGRICIFYALLKAGLAGSPASPFFSETETDDLGFSKWLESLKGKSEEKEAAEKRKLVSKWHPTTKGTLKRSYRVPSKSEGRRLLKAIASLLSDDDHFVDATSHKGCQIRRESAHGESVCCNNVRALFDELPTPHLVVEITAFPAGPLTDKDYAKAEKLERVLRSGPSI, encoded by the exons ATGTTTTTCTCGCTGGTCCAAACATCCTTTACGTCACCTTTCCAAGCCATCCAAATCGCGGGTACCCAATTTAATTCTTCTTTGCTGCCCAAaaccttccttccttctcttggAGCTGTGCCCTTCACTTTCACCACTCTGAGGAGATCGCATAATGCTTCAGCCGGAAAACTCAATGTCACTGGCGTTCATGCCTCCTTGGTCGGGAGTCCTGTATTATGGGCTGGTAGGATTTGCATCTTCTATGCTCTCCTGAAGGCTGGATTAGCTGGATCTCCGGCGAGCCCATTTTTCTCAG aaacagagacGGACGATTTGGGTTTTTCTAAGTGGTTAGAAAGCTTGAAGGGGAAATCAG AGGAAAAGGAAGCAGCTGAGAAAAGGAAACTGGTGAGCAAATGGCATCCTACAACAAAGGGTACTCTCAAGAGGAGTTACAGGGTACCTTCCAAATCTGAAGGACGGCGTCTTCTTAAAGCCATTGCATCCCtgctttctgatgatgatcacTTTGTTGATGCAACTTCTCATAAG GGTTGTCAAATTAGGAGGGAGAGTGCTCACGGAGAGAGTGTGTGTTGTAATAATGTGAGAGCTCTTTTTGATGAGCTCCCAACTCCACATCTTGTTGTGGAGATCACAGCTTTTCCCGCAGGGCCTCTCACAGACAAAGATTACGCCAAGGCTGAGAAACTAGAGAGGGTACTTAGGTCTGGACCTTCCATttga
- the LOC122088477 gene encoding uncharacterized protein LOC122088477 isoform X1, whose protein sequence is MFFSLVQTSFTSPFQAIQIAGTQFNSSLLPKTFLPSLGAVPFTFTTLRRSHNASAGKLNVTGVHASLVGSPVLWAGRICIFYALLKAGLAGSPASPFFSDLETETETDDLGFSKWLESLKGKSEEKEAAEKRKLVSKWHPTTKGTLKRSYRVPSKSEGRRLLKAIASLLSDDDHFVDATSHKGCQIRRESAHGESVCCNNVRALFDELPTPHLVVEITAFPAGPLTDKDYAKAEKLERVLRSGPSI, encoded by the exons ATGTTTTTCTCGCTGGTCCAAACATCCTTTACGTCACCTTTCCAAGCCATCCAAATCGCGGGTACCCAATTTAATTCTTCTTTGCTGCCCAAaaccttccttccttctcttggAGCTGTGCCCTTCACTTTCACCACTCTGAGGAGATCGCATAATGCTTCAGCCGGAAAACTCAATGTCACTGGCGTTCATGCCTCCTTGGTCGGGAGTCCTGTATTATGGGCTGGTAGGATTTGCATCTTCTATGCTCTCCTGAAGGCTGGATTAGCTGGATCTCCGGCGAGCCCATTTTTCTCAG atctggaaacagaaacagagacGGACGATTTGGGTTTTTCTAAGTGGTTAGAAAGCTTGAAGGGGAAATCAG AGGAAAAGGAAGCAGCTGAGAAAAGGAAACTGGTGAGCAAATGGCATCCTACAACAAAGGGTACTCTCAAGAGGAGTTACAGGGTACCTTCCAAATCTGAAGGACGGCGTCTTCTTAAAGCCATTGCATCCCtgctttctgatgatgatcacTTTGTTGATGCAACTTCTCATAAG GGTTGTCAAATTAGGAGGGAGAGTGCTCACGGAGAGAGTGTGTGTTGTAATAATGTGAGAGCTCTTTTTGATGAGCTCCCAACTCCACATCTTGTTGTGGAGATCACAGCTTTTCCCGCAGGGCCTCTCACAGACAAAGATTACGCCAAGGCTGAGAAACTAGAGAGGGTACTTAGGTCTGGACCTTCCATttga